The proteins below are encoded in one region of Apostichopus japonicus isolate 1M-3 chromosome 22, ASM3797524v1, whole genome shotgun sequence:
- the LOC139964269 gene encoding ubiquitin carboxyl-terminal hydrolase isozyme L5-like — protein MAGGSAGDWCLIESDPGVFSELIRGFGVKGVQVEEVWTLDDEESLKKLQPVHGLIFLFKYVPGLESTGTVVRDSRLEKIFFAKQVINNACATQAILSILMNCQHGDVDLGDQMNEFKEFTSSFDPHMKGLTISNSDVIKQVHNSFARQQMFEFDGKADKDDDVFHFVGYIPIAGRLYELDGLKEGPVDLGKCDQTDWLKTVKPAIEQRIQKYSAGEIHFNLMAVISDRRLISKRELEKLRGQLDALENKGELMDTDSTEPLSKDAILSQISRYEQQIEEEDAKIERFKIENIRRKHNYLPFIMELLKILADKGALLPLVQKAKQKAEEKSKFEEEKKKKKKTEDEEGVMQPEKKAKIEP, from the exons ATGGCTGGCGGATCAGCAGGAGACTGGTGTTTGATTGAAAGTGATCCGGGAGTATTTAGTGAACTGATAAGAGGCTTTG GTGTAAAGGGAGTTCAAGTTGAAGAAGTTTGGACCTTGGATGATGAAGAATCCCTCAAGAAACTGCA ACCTGTTCATGGTCTCATCTTCCTCTTCAAATACGTCCCCGGATTGGAGTCTACAGGAACTGTAGTAAGAGACAGCAGGTTGGAGAAAATATTCTTCGCAAAACAA GTCATTAACAATGCCTGTGCAACCCAAGCTATTTTGAGCATTCTCATGAATTGTCAGCATGGTGATGTTGACTTAGGTGACCAGATGAATGAGTTTAAAGAATTTACATCTAGCTTTGATCCACAC ATGAAAGGTTTGACTATTAGCAATTCTGATGTCATAAAACAAGTTCATAACAGTTTTGCAAG ACAGCAGATGTTTGAATTTGACGGTAAGGCCGATAAAGACGATGACGTCTTTCATTTTGTCGGCTACATTCCAATTGCAGGAAGATTATACGAACTGGATGGATTAAAAGAAGGACCAGTTGATCTAG GTAAATGTGACCAAACTGATTGGTTGAAAACAGTGAAACCTGCTATCGAACAAAGGATACAAAA ATACAGTGCTGGAGAAATTCATTTCAATCTGATGGCAGTGATATCTGATAGACGGCTGATCAGCAAAAGAGAATTGGAGAAGTTGAGAGGCCAGTTAGATGCTCTTGAAAACAAG GGTGAGCTAATGGACACAGACAGCACAGAACCTCTATCGAAGGATGCAATTTTAAGTCAAATCAGCCGCTATGAGCAACAAATTGAGGAAGAAGATGCCAAAATTGAAAGATttaaa ATTGAAAATATTCGAAGAAAGCATAATTATTTACCATTCATCATGGAGCTGCTGAAGATACTTGCAGATAAAGGGGCATTATTACCACTTGTGCAAAAG gCTAAACAGAAGGCTGAGGAAAAGAGTAAGTttgaagaagagaagaagaagaagaagaaaacagaagaTGAGGAGGGAGTTATGCAGCCAGAGAAGAAAGCAAAGATTGAACCTTGA